The segment CCCGTTATGCGTATTGAAGAAGATGTAAAACTGGGCTTTAAAGACGTACTGATCCGCCCTAAACGTTCCACTCTCAAAAGCCGTTCTGATGTTGAACTCGAGCGTACTTTTACCTTTAAACACTCTGCTCTAAGCTGGACTGGCGTACCGGTTATCGCCGCTAATATGGATACGGTCGGTACTTTCACTATGGCAGAAGCGCTGGCAGGATTTGGCGTGCTGACCGCCGTGCACAAACACTACAGCGTCGAAGACTGGCAGGCGTTTATTCAGCGCGTGCCCACATCTGTGCTGGGGCATGTAATGGTGTCTACCGGTACGTCAGAAGCAGACTTCAGCAAACTCAGTGCCGTTCTGGCGCTTTCACCTCAACTTAACTTTATCTGCATCGATGTTGCTAATGGTTATTCCGAGCACTTTGTCGCGTTCCTGCAACGTGCGCGCGAGAGTTTCCCGGATAAAACGATTTGTGCCGGTAATGTGGTCACCGGGGAAATGGTGGAAGAACTGATTTTGTCTGGTGCGGATATCGTAAAAGTGGGTATTGGTCCCGGCTCAGTCTGCACCACACGCGTGAAAACTGGGGTGGGTTATCCGCAGCTTTCAGCCGTGATTGAATGTGCAGATGCTGCTCATGGGCTGGGGGGGCAGATCGTCAGTGATGGCGGTTGTGCCGTACCGGGTGATATCGCCAAAGCCTTTGGTGGCGGAGCCGATTTTGTCATGCTTGGCGGTATGCTGGCGGCACATGATGAGTGTGAAGGCACTATCGTTGAGGAGCAGGGTGAGCAATTTATGCTGTTTTATGGCATGAGTTCAGAATCAGCCATGAAGCGCCATGTTGGTGGTGTTGCGCAGTACCGTGCGGCAGAGGGAAAAACCGTTCGGCTGCCGCTGCGTGGTCCGGTTGACGACACGATTAAAGATATCCTCGGTGGCCTGCGATCGGCATGTACTTATGTTGGGGCGGAAAGACTCAAAGAGCTGACCAAACGCACCACTTTTATTCGGGTGGCGGAACAGGAAAATCGGGTGTTTACTCGCTGATTCAACGGTAGCGGCGCGATTTATCGCGCGACCTTTTCTGACTTCGTGTACAAAATTGCGCGAATAATCAAGCCGCTGCGAATAAAAATGCACGCCCATCAGCGAATAGCATCACCCAGGCCAAATACCGGCAGATACATCGCAATCACCAGTGTCCCCACGATGCCGCCAATAACGACCATCATCATGGGCTCAAGTGCTGCGGCCAGAGACTCTGCGCGGCTCAGCGTATTCTGCCGATGCCATTCCGCCAGGCGTGACAGCATGACATCTAAAGCACCCACCTCTTCACCCACTTTGATGAGTTGGGCACACAGGGGAGTGAACAATTGATGTTGTAGCAGAGCCTGATGCAAGGGTGCGCCAGCGGCAATATGTTGCTGCAATTCCCCGATAGCCTCACGCCAGAGTCGGGCAGCCAGTGTGACTTCAACCGCTTGCAAACTTTGCAGTAAGGTCAGGCCGGCCCGCTGTGTCAGTTGAAGAATGTCATAAATTTGCGTGAGTTGGCTGCCGCGCCATAGCGGTGCCAGCAATGGCAGCCGTAATAACCAAA is part of the Pantoea phytobeneficialis genome and harbors:
- a CDS encoding GMP reductase gives rise to the protein MRIEEDVKLGFKDVLIRPKRSTLKSRSDVELERTFTFKHSALSWTGVPVIAANMDTVGTFTMAEALAGFGVLTAVHKHYSVEDWQAFIQRVPTSVLGHVMVSTGTSEADFSKLSAVLALSPQLNFICIDVANGYSEHFVAFLQRARESFPDKTICAGNVVTGEMVEELILSGADIVKVGIGPGSVCTTRVKTGVGYPQLSAVIECADAAHGLGGQIVSDGGCAVPGDIAKAFGGGADFVMLGGMLAAHDECEGTIVEEQGEQFMLFYGMSSESAMKRHVGGVAQYRAAEGKTVRLPLRGPVDDTIKDILGGLRSACTYVGAERLKELTKRTTFIRVAEQENRVFTR